The region GCCATACCGCTTTTTAAATGCCTTGGAAAAGGCTCTGCTGTCAGGAAAACCATGCTTCATGGCAATCTCTCCGATTTCGGTGCCGGTGCCCACCAGTTCCCTGACCGCATATTTGACACGCAGGTCAATCAGATAGGTGCGGTAATTGACCTGCGCATATTTCTGGAAGATCCGGGACAGATAGGTGGGGCTGAAACCAAAACGTTCCGCCACCTGCTCAAGCCTTAAGTCCTGGTCATAATTTTCCCTCATATACTGGGTGACCTTTGACAGCTTGTCAAGCTGTCTTTTCTGGCGGAGGATTTCCTTATCCATGGTTTCCGCCTTAAACTCCGTAACCAGAAGATATAAAAGCTCATAGAACTGGCTTTTCACCTTCAGGCTGTAGCCGTATTCCTGCTTTTCGTAATTAGAGAACATGGAGACGACCAGTTGTGTCAGCCTTTTATTTTGAGCCTCGCCCTTTTTCTCAAAATTTACATAATTTTCTTCCCCCATATACCCCTCATAAGTCTCTGCCGGTATTTGGAGGACAATGGTGATATTGGGATTGGGACTTTCAATGGAATGGACTTCATTGGAGTTGACCAGCACAAAATCCTGTTTTTCAAGGGTAAGGTGGCTGTTGTTGATATAGAAATCAATTTTCCCCTCCTGAACCAGAAAAATTTCAACGGAGTGATGCCAGTGCTTTGCAACCTTATAATTACCATCCCGGCCCTCAAAAATAAACATTCGAAACGGCAGGTCATTATTGGGAATGACCAGTTCATGTCTGATTTCCATTTCACACCTCCCCAAACGTATTGATTCCATTATAAAGCATACCGCCTCTTTTTCCAATGGCTTTTCCTCTTCCTGTCCATGCTCTTTGGACATAAAGGTATGCCCTCAGGGCGTTCCTCCCATGTTATACGGGAAGGCTGTCACTGATGCATAACGCACCATATCCAAGCTCCGGATTGGGATATCGGGTGACTCCGGGAAGAGGCCTGGCCCCCCGGATCAGATAAGCCTTGATCTTTTCGCCGAACAGGAATGGATCCCTTCCATCCACAATCCCCCACTGCATCAGCAAGGCGGAACCGCCAGTAACAAAAGGCGTTGCAAATGAAGTACCTGTTACCGTTTCATAGCCTCCTCCGGCCTTTGCGGCAATGATTCCCACCCCGGGAGCAGATATATCCGGCTTTACCTGGTTGGTCCTCCTTGTAAATCCTCTGCCGGAAAAATCTGCATAAGACTGATAAGTATCGTCATAAGCACCCACGGAAATGACTTTGGATGCCGTGGATGGAATGGTCAGGGTAGTTTCAGGCGTGGGTCTTAAAAACCGGGTAGACTGGCTCAATACCCCGGCAGAAGGAAGCCAGAGATCGTATTTACCTTCCACGATCTGTCTGGGAGTCAGACGAAATCTCCATATCCCGCTTTCTATATAAGTATCGATAGGAAGAAAATCCAGATAAATTTCCTGGGCCACACTGTAAGGACCAGGTTTCCCATAGTATAACAAGATCCTGGTATTCCTGTAGTTTATGGTCTGCGGCCCCAGTCTGCTGCTGATGGGTCCGATCACTTCTCCGGAGGGGGTTATAATGCTGATATCAAACAAATCCGCATAGGATTTCCAAAGCTGTACACTGAAACTTTGCTGGTACCCGCCCACGCTGAGTTCGATTTCCTCAGGTCTGGACATTGTCAGGACTCCTGAGATGTGGCCTCCGCCAACCCCTTCGTTTCCTGTTCCTACCACGATTACGGTCTTCCCGTAATTGGATATATCATCAAGAAACGTCTCTAAAAGGCTGGTTCCGTCATGAGAACCGTAAGTATTTCCAAAGCTTAGATTAATGGCCAGAGGCATCTGCAGTTCCACGGCTTGCTGTACAGCAAAGTTAACTGCCCGCATAAGCTCTGTGGTTCTGGGGAACCCACTTTCCTGGGGGACACCAAGCTTTACTACCAGCAGCGGGCTTTCAAAAGCAACTCCCCGGTACTGTCCGTTGCCATCTCTTCCGTTTCCGGCTGCTATGGATGCTACGGCCGTTCCGTGGCCGGAGATGTCTGTAGAAGGAACCAGTCTCCTTGCTTCCGCCCTGTTACCGGCAGCCAGGGCTGCATTGATTTCTTCTGCTGTAAACACCCGTTCCAGGGTCTGGTCCCACAACTTTACAATTCTGGTGGTACCGTTATTATTCCGGAAATCATTGTGAAAATAATCGATTCCGGAATCAATGACCGCTACCAAAACTCCTCTTCCTGTCAGGATACTGCTTCCCTGTTGTACCAAATTGACACAAGAGGCCGACTTTGCCTGATTAATTGCAAAAAACAGCCTCTTTGGTTTCTCCACATATTCGATTTGCGGTAATTCACTTAACCTGTCAATGAGGGATTCAGGAACCGTAAGTATGGCATATTCGTTCACCATTGGCTCTACCCGGATTCCTGCCTGGGCAAGACCGCTTATGTCTCCGGAATATTTTACGATCACATCCCATGACTTTTCCCCAGGATTATATCCTACGTTTAAATTTCCTGATTTTTCCCGCTCCTCAGGGGTTGCGCTGAGGGCAAGGTTTAACAGGTTTTCCAGCTTCTGATCTTGCATATGACATTCCTGCGTTTTTTCTATCATCCTACGCCGGAAATGTCATTCTCATTCCTTGCTCTGTTCTGCTTCCCGTACTTCTGTCCCATAATAATAAAATTTCAGGATATCCTCAAAATTTTTCCCGGCCTTTGCCATGGCCTGAGCCCCATTCTGACTCATACCTACTCCATGGCCAA is a window of [Clostridium] saccharolyticum WM1 DNA encoding:
- a CDS encoding AraC family transcriptional regulator produces the protein MEIRHELVIPNNDLPFRMFIFEGRDGNYKVAKHWHHSVEIFLVQEGKIDFYINNSHLTLEKQDFVLVNSNEVHSIESPNPNITIVLQIPAETYEGYMGEENYVNFEKKGEAQNKRLTQLVVSMFSNYEKQEYGYSLKVKSQFYELLYLLVTEFKAETMDKEILRQKRQLDKLSKVTQYMRENYDQDLRLEQVAERFGFSPTYLSRIFQKYAQVNYRTYLIDLRVKYAVRELVGTGTEIGEIAMKHGFPDSRAFSKAFKKRYGCLPSEYRKCLDVPHE
- a CDS encoding S8 family peptidase; the encoded protein is MQDQKLENLLNLALSATPEEREKSGNLNVGYNPGEKSWDVIVKYSGDISGLAQAGIRVEPMVNEYAILTVPESLIDRLSELPQIEYVEKPKRLFFAINQAKSASCVNLVQQGSSILTGRGVLVAVIDSGIDYFHNDFRNNNGTTRIVKLWDQTLERVFTAEEINAALAAGNRAEARRLVPSTDISGHGTAVASIAAGNGRDGNGQYRGVAFESPLLVVKLGVPQESGFPRTTELMRAVNFAVQQAVELQMPLAINLSFGNTYGSHDGTSLLETFLDDISNYGKTVIVVGTGNEGVGGGHISGVLTMSRPEEIELSVGGYQQSFSVQLWKSYADLFDISIITPSGEVIGPISSRLGPQTINYRNTRILLYYGKPGPYSVAQEIYLDFLPIDTYIESGIWRFRLTPRQIVEGKYDLWLPSAGVLSQSTRFLRPTPETTLTIPSTASKVISVGAYDDTYQSYADFSGRGFTRRTNQVKPDISAPGVGIIAAKAGGGYETVTGTSFATPFVTGGSALLMQWGIVDGRDPFLFGEKIKAYLIRGARPLPGVTRYPNPELGYGALCISDSLPV